The Microplitis demolitor isolate Queensland-Clemson2020A chromosome 8, iyMicDemo2.1a, whole genome shotgun sequence genome has a segment encoding these proteins:
- the LOC103576691 gene encoding integrin alpha-PS4 isoform X2, translating into MSVTKNQLVRVVKLSVIIFINLLLTSDGYNLNTDEAVVFKDPYRRPRERGSYFGYSVALFSDGYIQNSAVIVGAPRANVSSLYVTEPGSVFKCTLDGKCREWMLENSRNGRVTGIYGSQIRDFSWLGASISVENSTRPRVVVCAPRWKIKLSTEVFMNGLCYYSLIDSPESFDRSSDRWIMPMTDYNLQTIRAKNGQVYYHYGMGQLGMSVHDFNQNGYWNIMLGSPGTFSWFGSPALVSEAVPGALLQSTVPSYDITNFEYFGYSVTSGYYFGQSKRYFAAGAPRSDDMKGRVLIFLYGGDKKHLIIKNTLSGTQHGEYFGSALTSCDIDNNGDDEIIVGAPLWTKSSDEGRIYIFTNKYNTYMELSSWIDGKVEDARFGSSVMCLGDIDNDGYKDIAVGAPYENDHGAVYIFNGQQQGLSKTWSQKITGDQFPDQLQGFGISISEPRDVDGNGYPDFAVGAFKSSHAVLFRSRSVINLNIEVTYDDDNKLQSDTTSFFIRVCCSYEGVHAPESIKTIRRLTVDPMEGRAYLTTIQKINGSYNSFDKLPRGEIVCERFQILLMHHLKNVLDPIEIKASVSLETPQSDYQNPLIENNFCYNCPVINKLRSKTEDTLKLPFAVDCGPDNVCYSNITLDVTTNLADNRYIIGTQKTINISINAVNFGEKAYQAYVNLFLPSFITLASVPLNCIENTHDKGELVTCDIGNPLKNKQLVLLEIDVSQVNSDKKQTDLLINVITQSENINNDNSNISLTIFFDVDVDIAVAGKAQEDLYSFFNDTESTLDIIRFEHVYEVRKFGATSIEQSVLKVLIPTHLVIDEKNTIEIATINRTELSLPKTMINRYNSFCTEGIVENRTGLGDNNFIENVITKDNLLNILTKDRTFYVNCSNPSIICTIFYCVLQTPLNLSTIAEVKFTLDLKLKNFDENILDGKDIIYFVSNGHANITLPADIIQINNNKSDYIGIGTTFVGSPIAKPVAVWIIALSVVLGIILLIILTIVLVKVGFFNRKKKEELEALKADDNK; encoded by the exons ATGTCAGTCACTAAAAATCAGCTTGTACGCGTTGTTAAATTatctgtaattatatttattaatttattattgaccaGTGATGGGTATAATTTGAATACTGATGAAGCTGTAGTCTTCAAGGACCCATACAGGCGGCCACGAGAACGCGGCAGTTACTTTGGATACTCGGTCGCGTTGTTCAGTGATGGGTACATTCAAAATTCGGCGGTAATTGTCGGCGCACCGAGGGCTAACGTGTCTTCGCTGTATGTAACAGAACCTGGTAGTGTTTTTAAGTGCACCCTTGACGGAAAGTGTAGAGAGTGGATGCTGGAGAACAGTAGGAACGGTAGAGTTACTGGAATATATGGCAGTCAAATAAGAGATTTTTCTTGGCTTGGCGCCAGTATTTCTGTGGAAAATAGTACGCGTCCTAGAGTTGTG GTATGTGCGCCAagatggaaaataaaattatctacagaAGTTTTTATGAACGGATTGTGCTATTACTCGTTGATAGACAGTCCGGAATCTTTTGACCGGAGCAGCGACAGATGGATCATGCCTATGActgattataatttacaaacaaTAAGAGCCAAGAATGGCCAGGTCTACTATCACTATGGTATGGGACAGCTGGGAATGTCTGTCCATGATTTTAATCAGAATGGATATTGGAATATCATGCTGGGCAGCCCTGGAACTTTCAGCTGGTTTGGATCACCAGCTTTGGTTTCTGAAGCTGTACCTGGAGCGTTACTGCAATCTACTGTCCCCTCTTACGACATaacgaattttgaatattttg gATACAGTGTAACTTCCGGTTATTATTTTGGGCAATCTAAGAGATATTTTGCGGCCGGTGCACCACGCTCTGATGATATGAAAGGACGGGTATTGATATTTCTCTACGGGGgtgataaaaaacatttaattatcaaaaatactttaagtGGAACCCAGCATGGGGAATATTTTGGATCAGCTTTGACATCTTGTGATATTGACAACAATGGGGATGATGAAATAATTGTCGGTGCCCCACTGTGGACTAAGAGTAGTGATGAAGGacgcatttatatttttaccaaCAAATATaac acatATATGGAACTATCATCATGGATTGATGGAAAAGTTGAAGACGCGCGGTTTGGATCATCAGTAATGTGTCTAGGAGATATTGATAACGATGGGTATAAAGATATTGCTGTCGGAGCTCCTTATGAAAATGATCATGGAGctgtttacatttttaacgGCCAGCAGCAAGGACTGTCAAAGACCTGGAGCCAGAAAATAACTGGAGATCAATTTCCTGATCAGCTTCAAGGTTTCGGTATTTCTATTTCCGAGCCTCGAGATGTTGATGGCAACGGATACCCAGATTTTGCCGTCGGTGCATTTAAATCTAGTCACGCTGTTTTGTTTCGCTCGCGTTCTGTCATAAATCTTAACATTGAAGTCACTTACGATGATGACAATAAACTTCAAAGTGACACTacgtcattttttattaggGTCTGCTGCTCTTACGAGGGCGTCCACGCACCTGAATCTATAA aaacaaTTAGACGACTTACTGTTGATCCAATGGAAGGACGCGCTTATTTAACAACGATACAGAAAATAAATGGGTCATATAACTCTTTTGATAAATTACCTCGTGGAGAAATCGTCTGCGAAAGATTTCAAATATTACTgatg CatcatttgaaaaatgtacTGGACCCGATAGAGATAAAAGCCTCGGTATCTCTGGAGACACCTCAGTCCGATTACCAAAATccattaatagaaaataacttttgttacAATTGTCcggtgattaataaattacgcTCGAAAACTGAAGATACCCTGAAACTTCCGTTTGCTGTTGACTGCGGTCCTGATAACGTTTGCTACTCAAACATCACCCTAGACGTGACCACAAATCTTGCTGATAATAGATACATTATAGGAACacaaaaaacgataaatatttCGATAAATGCTGTTAACTTTGGTGAAAAAGCTTACCAGGCGtatgtgaatttatttttaccatcaTTTATAACTTTAGCTAGTGTTCCTCTTAATTGTATTGAAAACACTCATGATAAGGGGGAATTAGTAACTTGTGATATTGGAAATCCTCTCAAAAACAAG caacTGGTTTTGTTAGAAATAGATGTGAGTCAAGTAAATAGCGATAAAAAACAAacagatttattaataaatgtaattacacaaagtgaaaatataaataatgataacagtAATATAAGCTTAACAATTTTCTTTGATGTCGATGTTGATATTGCAGTAGCTGG AAAAGCACAAGAAGActtgtattcattttttaatgacacAGAAAGTACGCTGGATATCATCAGATTTGAACACGTTTATGAAGTTCGTAAATTTGGCGCCACATCTATTGAACAATCGGTgcttaaagttttaattcCGACGCATTTAGtaatagatgaaaaaaatactattgagATAGCGACAATTAATAGAACAGAATTATCATTACCCAAAACGATGATAAATAGATACAATTCTTTTTGTACTGAGGGAATTGTCGAAAATAGAACTGGCCTTGGcgacaataattttattgagaacGTTATTACGAAAGATAATCTTTTGAATATTCTTACGAAAGATCGTACATTTTATGTAAACTGTTCAAATCCTTCAATCATctgtactattttttattgtgtgCTGCAAAcaccattaaatttatcaacaattgcagaagttaaatttacactagacttgaaattaaaaaatttcgatg aAAACATATTGGACGGaaaagatattatttattttgtatcgAACGGGCATGCTAATATAACATTACCGGCggatattattcaaataaataataataaatcagacTATATTGGGATAGGCACAACTTTTGTTGGTTCACCGATAGCTAAACCGGTTGCTGTTTGGATAATTGCCCTGTCTGTTGTTCTTGGTATAATTTTGCTTATTATTCTGACTATTGTTTTAGTAAAAGTTGGCTTCTtcaatagaaagaaaaaagaagAGTTGGAAGCGTTAAAAGCTGATGAT aataaataa
- the LOC103576690 gene encoding nucleoside-triphosphatase THEP1 — protein MDSRATQRITRILLTGPPGIGKTTVCKKISELIERNKFNYDGFYTEEIRSSCKMRIGFDVVPLKNVDQRSCLARIESALEGRKPSKIKVGNYQVFVDEFEVVALPRLQSISDILMIDEIGKMELFSKRFIDCIENLFFKDPWKKNFIVATIPAKDRVPQRHRNLFDKLYQINDCKIYEVTRENREKLPKEIMDAIKVIMDTK, from the exons ATGGATTCTCGCGCCACTCAACGGATAACTCGAATACTTTTAACTGGTCCACcag gtATTGGCAAGACGAcagtatgtaaaaaaataagtgagttaattgaaagaaataaatttaattatgatggATTTTATACTGAAGAAATAAGATCGTCTTGTAAAATGAGGATTGGGTTTGATGTGGTGCCACTAAAAAATGTCGATCAGCGAAGTTGTCTGGCACGAATcga atctgCTTTGGAAGGAAGGAAACCctcgaaaataaaagttgGGAATTATCAAGTTTTTGTTGATGAATTTGAAGTCGTTGCACTGCCAAGACTACAATCAATATCa gatattttgatgattgatgaaATTGGCAAGATGGAATTATTTAGCAAGCGATTCATTGAttgcattgaaaatttattttttaaagacccgtggaaaaaaaactttattgtcGCTACGATTCCAGCAAAAGATCGCGTTCCTCAGCGACAtcgtaatttatttgataagttATATCAGATAAATGATTGCAAAATTTATGAAGTAACCAGGGAAAATCGTGAAAAATTACCGAAAGAAATTATGGATGCTATCAAAGTAATAATGGATACAaagtaa
- the LOC103576691 gene encoding integrin alpha-PS4 isoform X1, protein MSVTKNQLVRVVKLSVIIFINLLLTSDGYNLNTDEAVVFKDPYRRPRERGSYFGYSVALFSDGYIQNSAVIVGAPRANVSSLYVTEPGSVFKCTLDGKCREWMLENSRNGRVTGIYGSQIRDFSWLGASISVENSTRPRVVVCAPRWKIKLSTEVFMNGLCYYSLIDSPESFDRSSDRWIMPMTDYNLQTIRAKNGQVYYHYGMGQLGMSVHDFNQNGYWNIMLGSPGTFSWFGSPALVSEAVPGALLQSTVPSYDITNFEYFGYSVTSGYYFGQSKRYFAAGAPRSDDMKGRVLIFLYGGDKKHLIIKNTLSGTQHGEYFGSALTSCDIDNNGDDEIIVGAPLWTKSSDEGRIYIFTNKYNTYMELSSWIDGKVEDARFGSSVMCLGDIDNDGYKDIAVGAPYENDHGAVYIFNGQQQGLSKTWSQKITGDQFPDQLQGFGISISEPRDVDGNGYPDFAVGAFKSSHAVLFRSRSVINLNIEVTYDDDNKLQSDTTSFFIRVCCSYEGVHAPESIKTIRRLTVDPMEGRAYLTTIQKINGSYNSFDKLPRGEIVCERFQILLMHHLKNVLDPIEIKASVSLETPQSDYQNPLIENNFCYNCPVINKLRSKTEDTLKLPFAVDCGPDNVCYSNITLDVTTNLADNRYIIGTQKTINISINAVNFGEKAYQAYVNLFLPSFITLASVPLNCIENTHDKGELVTCDIGNPLKNKQLVLLEIDVSQVNSDKKQTDLLINVITQSENINNDNSNISLTIFFDVDVDIAVAGKAQEDLYSFFNDTESTLDIIRFEHVYEVRKFGATSIEQSVLKVLIPTHLVIDEKNTIEIATINRTELSLPKTMINRYNSFCTEGIVENRTGLGDNNFIENVITKDNLLNILTKDRTFYVNCSNPSIICTIFYCVLQTPLNLSTIAEVKFTLDLKLKNFDENILDGKDIIYFVSNGHANITLPADIIQINNNKSDYIGIGTTFVGSPIAKPVAVWIIALSVVLGIILLIILTIVLVKVGFFNRKKKEELEALKADDRPEPSMEVNSSMEVLDTN, encoded by the exons ATGTCAGTCACTAAAAATCAGCTTGTACGCGTTGTTAAATTatctgtaattatatttattaatttattattgaccaGTGATGGGTATAATTTGAATACTGATGAAGCTGTAGTCTTCAAGGACCCATACAGGCGGCCACGAGAACGCGGCAGTTACTTTGGATACTCGGTCGCGTTGTTCAGTGATGGGTACATTCAAAATTCGGCGGTAATTGTCGGCGCACCGAGGGCTAACGTGTCTTCGCTGTATGTAACAGAACCTGGTAGTGTTTTTAAGTGCACCCTTGACGGAAAGTGTAGAGAGTGGATGCTGGAGAACAGTAGGAACGGTAGAGTTACTGGAATATATGGCAGTCAAATAAGAGATTTTTCTTGGCTTGGCGCCAGTATTTCTGTGGAAAATAGTACGCGTCCTAGAGTTGTG GTATGTGCGCCAagatggaaaataaaattatctacagaAGTTTTTATGAACGGATTGTGCTATTACTCGTTGATAGACAGTCCGGAATCTTTTGACCGGAGCAGCGACAGATGGATCATGCCTATGActgattataatttacaaacaaTAAGAGCCAAGAATGGCCAGGTCTACTATCACTATGGTATGGGACAGCTGGGAATGTCTGTCCATGATTTTAATCAGAATGGATATTGGAATATCATGCTGGGCAGCCCTGGAACTTTCAGCTGGTTTGGATCACCAGCTTTGGTTTCTGAAGCTGTACCTGGAGCGTTACTGCAATCTACTGTCCCCTCTTACGACATaacgaattttgaatattttg gATACAGTGTAACTTCCGGTTATTATTTTGGGCAATCTAAGAGATATTTTGCGGCCGGTGCACCACGCTCTGATGATATGAAAGGACGGGTATTGATATTTCTCTACGGGGgtgataaaaaacatttaattatcaaaaatactttaagtGGAACCCAGCATGGGGAATATTTTGGATCAGCTTTGACATCTTGTGATATTGACAACAATGGGGATGATGAAATAATTGTCGGTGCCCCACTGTGGACTAAGAGTAGTGATGAAGGacgcatttatatttttaccaaCAAATATaac acatATATGGAACTATCATCATGGATTGATGGAAAAGTTGAAGACGCGCGGTTTGGATCATCAGTAATGTGTCTAGGAGATATTGATAACGATGGGTATAAAGATATTGCTGTCGGAGCTCCTTATGAAAATGATCATGGAGctgtttacatttttaacgGCCAGCAGCAAGGACTGTCAAAGACCTGGAGCCAGAAAATAACTGGAGATCAATTTCCTGATCAGCTTCAAGGTTTCGGTATTTCTATTTCCGAGCCTCGAGATGTTGATGGCAACGGATACCCAGATTTTGCCGTCGGTGCATTTAAATCTAGTCACGCTGTTTTGTTTCGCTCGCGTTCTGTCATAAATCTTAACATTGAAGTCACTTACGATGATGACAATAAACTTCAAAGTGACACTacgtcattttttattaggGTCTGCTGCTCTTACGAGGGCGTCCACGCACCTGAATCTATAA aaacaaTTAGACGACTTACTGTTGATCCAATGGAAGGACGCGCTTATTTAACAACGATACAGAAAATAAATGGGTCATATAACTCTTTTGATAAATTACCTCGTGGAGAAATCGTCTGCGAAAGATTTCAAATATTACTgatg CatcatttgaaaaatgtacTGGACCCGATAGAGATAAAAGCCTCGGTATCTCTGGAGACACCTCAGTCCGATTACCAAAATccattaatagaaaataacttttgttacAATTGTCcggtgattaataaattacgcTCGAAAACTGAAGATACCCTGAAACTTCCGTTTGCTGTTGACTGCGGTCCTGATAACGTTTGCTACTCAAACATCACCCTAGACGTGACCACAAATCTTGCTGATAATAGATACATTATAGGAACacaaaaaacgataaatatttCGATAAATGCTGTTAACTTTGGTGAAAAAGCTTACCAGGCGtatgtgaatttatttttaccatcaTTTATAACTTTAGCTAGTGTTCCTCTTAATTGTATTGAAAACACTCATGATAAGGGGGAATTAGTAACTTGTGATATTGGAAATCCTCTCAAAAACAAG caacTGGTTTTGTTAGAAATAGATGTGAGTCAAGTAAATAGCGATAAAAAACAAacagatttattaataaatgtaattacacaaagtgaaaatataaataatgataacagtAATATAAGCTTAACAATTTTCTTTGATGTCGATGTTGATATTGCAGTAGCTGG AAAAGCACAAGAAGActtgtattcattttttaatgacacAGAAAGTACGCTGGATATCATCAGATTTGAACACGTTTATGAAGTTCGTAAATTTGGCGCCACATCTATTGAACAATCGGTgcttaaagttttaattcCGACGCATTTAGtaatagatgaaaaaaatactattgagATAGCGACAATTAATAGAACAGAATTATCATTACCCAAAACGATGATAAATAGATACAATTCTTTTTGTACTGAGGGAATTGTCGAAAATAGAACTGGCCTTGGcgacaataattttattgagaacGTTATTACGAAAGATAATCTTTTGAATATTCTTACGAAAGATCGTACATTTTATGTAAACTGTTCAAATCCTTCAATCATctgtactattttttattgtgtgCTGCAAAcaccattaaatttatcaacaattgcagaagttaaatttacactagacttgaaattaaaaaatttcgatg aAAACATATTGGACGGaaaagatattatttattttgtatcgAACGGGCATGCTAATATAACATTACCGGCggatattattcaaataaataataataaatcagacTATATTGGGATAGGCACAACTTTTGTTGGTTCACCGATAGCTAAACCGGTTGCTGTTTGGATAATTGCCCTGTCTGTTGTTCTTGGTATAATTTTGCTTATTATTCTGACTATTGTTTTAGTAAAAGTTGGCTTCTtcaatagaaagaaaaaagaagAGTTGGAAGCGTTAAAAGCTGATGAT agacCGGAGCCGAGTATGGAAGTCAATTCGTCAATGGAAGTCCTcgatacaaattaa
- the LOC103576692 gene encoding spidroin-2, with protein sequence MASPILNPEIPYVGEVLGGLSPGKMLKVHGSTPPDAVRFAINYQLGPNINPRDDIAIHLSPRFQDGFITRNHIKSMSWGPEENSGPMWIQPGQEFEIIILCEPLQYKIAINGRHFTQFAHRLPYQKVTHLVIDGDVEIKSIHFESIGAPPSARVASAPDVPAPDFGAPGPGGLYPSLKPDAPPSGGYGHPGGYGPPPDAYGNSGGYNPPRAYGYQPGYAEPEEEEAFGGCLDKVGLAVGGLIAAGGVAAAMHAYNKKKHEHDEPEHEKSDSSKTESDGGGLNLGALGAALASSLAANALQGEMGRGQHQGYPAQESGGGGMLGSLLGALGGGGHHQPAQAPPPLPVDPMGGFGSILSGVLGGGGGHQQHSGGYQPTGGYGSQNQGSGDLLSALGSSLFSSALDGLSKHKSHDNHPSQPPPPAYHQSYGPRNDPPSPQPPPRAPTSPPASGGKLSAAEISKGLGLSDDEE encoded by the exons ATGGCATCGCCAATATTAAATCCG GAAATTCCTTATGTCGGTGAAGTGCTCGGCGGTTTATCACCAGGCAAGATGTTGAAAGTTCATGGATCAACACCCCCAGACGCTGTGCGATTTGCAATAAACTATCAGTTGGGCCCAAATATAAATCCACGTGATGACATTGCCATCCACTTGTCACCTCGATTCCAAGATGGTTTCATTACAAGAAACCACATAAAATCAATGTCCTGGGGACCTGAAGAAAACAGCGGGCCTATGTGGATACAACCTGGCCAAGAATTCGAGATAATTATTCTCTGTGAGCCACTGCAGTATAAAATAGCCATCAATGGCAGACATTTTACTCAATTTGCTCACCGATTACCTTATCAGAAAGTCACACATCTCGTAATTGATGGtgatgttgaaataaaatcaattcattTTGAGTCTATCGGTGCTCCGCCTTCAGCTAGAGTTGCTTCTGCCCCTGATGTACCTGCTCCCGATTTCGGAGCACCTG gaCCAGGAGGATTATATCCTAGTTTGAAACCAGATGCACCACCATCGGGTGGCTATGGCCATCCTGGAGGTTATGGACCACCTCCAGATGCTTATGGTAATTCAGGAGGTTACAATCCACCTAGAGCATACGGTTATCAGCCGGGTTATGCAGAACCTGAGGAAGAAGAAGCATTCGGTGGCTGTTTAGACAAAGTTGGTCTGGCTGTTGGTGGATTGATTGCTGCTGGAGGTGTTGCTGCTGCTATGCACGCTTACAAT aAAAAGAAACACGAGCACGATGAGCCGGAGCATGAAAAATCCGATTCCTCAAAAACTGAAAGTGACGGCGGTGGATTGAATTTGGGTGCTCTAGGTGCTGCGTTAGCCAGTAGTCTCGCTGCCAATGCTCTTCAAGGTGAGATGGGCCGTGGACAGCATCAAGGATATCCTGCACAAGAGAGTGGAGGCGGTGGGATGCTTGGATCTCTTCTCGGCGCACTTG GCGGAGGAGGTCATCATCAGCCAGCTCAGGCACCTCCACCCCTACCAGTTGATCCGATGGGAGGATTTGGATCCATTCTCAGCGGTGTCCTTGGAGGTGGTGGTGGACATCAACAGCATTCAGGAGGATATCAACCTACCGGAGGTTACGGTTCTCAGAATCAAGGATCAGGAGATTTATTGAGTGCTCTCGGGTCGTCTTTATTCAGCTCAGCTCTAGACGGTCTCTCTAAGCAC aagTCACACGATAATCATCCGTCACAACCACCACCGCCGGCATATCATCAGAGCTACGGTCCTAGGAATGATCCGCCTTCACCACAGCCGCCTCCACGCGCTCCTACATCACCGCCTGCATCAGGCGGGAAATTATCTGCCGCTGAAATATCCAAAGGACTTGGACTCAGTGACgatgaagaataa
- the LOC103576689 gene encoding DDB1- and CUL4-associated factor 5 — MARPCDRNPLNCLLSRQIEDRVDYCKQLVNARLSGSDNLYRKDLMSHYGCVNAIEFSKEGHLLVSGGDDRRVLLWKVDQAIQGLGEPMAMKAQHNSNIFCLGYDSSNSKIFSAGNDDQVIVHDLKTGDPLEFFLHEKPVYGLSIHPEDDNIFSSACDDGRVLVFDIRNPSSSESLCLAQYKTPFHSVMFNPVEPKQLATANAEEGVSMWDIRKPLKPLLRYGAEGPSQSCMNVCFNSAGTRLLALKRRLPPVLYAVDSAKLLCHFDQPGYYNSCTMKSCCFAGDDESYILSGSDDFNLYMWKIPKDDRSWVKSAHMILRGHRSIVNHVRYNPRHCILASSGVEKIIKVWSPFSLGNGSLGGLTRLDGKLERQRKVYTHDDYIKLVVQNNGEFMSHDYTNQSTCEDPRMMAFFDSLVQREIEGWSSDAASGQRDPSDSENASTAPPEYSATDSDDSIASDTQLMRSVIGAKRNPRHRSRGGVAPERPFESPNRITRLIGSCREKLLKLAALESGTMICSLNNTSTIVEDSDSDEKTGGDKGKYSRCKLKSKTRVKGTKRKQIRTSTRNKVRRKCTVLKILSDSESDVECPKKSKSRSKELRSNRNNNINNNNSNNNNNSAVDTAQPSTSTGVSSRGSRYSARTIPVDSDFGESNHSSESSDDDDDDYDVDNDIIDIPIKRRCLKADKEKSTSKGYRRKPERCKQSQSKANRDNNNHNNNNNNNNNNNNNNNNNNVSLNNNVNNGSSSNTQNEESITPIKVNRKIPPPTPDSGVASSGSVSTTEKCNSTPETSFNGAENSDQERITTRLECFKKKVDVARKGYRKRSAP, encoded by the exons atGGCCCGTCCTTGTGATCGCAATCCTCTTAATTGCCTCTTGTCTCGTCAAATTGAGGATCGCGTTGATTATTGCAAGCAACTTGTCAACGCAAGATTATCTGGTTCTGATAATTTGTATCGAAAAGATTTAATGTCGCATTACGGATGTGTCAACGCTATTGAGTTCTCTAAGGAGGGACATCTTCTTGTCTCAG GGGGAGATGACAGAAGAGTTCTTTTATGGAAAGTTGATCAAGCAATTCAAGGCTTAGGTGAACCTATGGCCATGAAAGCACAgcataatagtaatattttttgccTTGGATACGATAGCAgcaattctaaaatattttcagctGGTAATGATGATCAAGTGATTGTTCATGATCTTAAAAC tGGAGACCCGTTGGAATTTTTTCTACATGAAAAACCAGTGTATGGATTATCAATTCATCCAGAAGAcgataatatattttctagTGCCTGCGACGACGGAAGAGTTTTAGTCTTTGATATAAGGAATCCTAGTAGCTCTGAATCGCTGTGTTTGGCACAGTACAAAACTCCATTTCATTCTGTAATGTTCAATCCAGTGGAGCCGAAACAACTCGCTACTGCAAATGCTGAGGAAGGTGTCAGCATGTGGGACATTAGAAAGCCTCTCAA GCCTTTGCTACGATATGGAGCTGAAGGTCCATCTCAAAGCTGCATGAATGTCTGCTTTAATTCAGCTGGTACACGATTGTTGGCATTAAAACGCAGATTACCACCTGTACTGTATGCTGTTGATTCAGCAAAGCTACTGTGTCACTTTGATCAACCGGGTTATTATAATAGTTGCACAATGAAGTCGTGTTGCTTTGCTGGAGACGATGAATCATACATTCTTTCAG gCTCCGATGACTTCAATCTCTACATGTGGAAAATTCCTAAAGACGACAGAAGTTGGGTTAAATCAGCGCACATGATTTTACGTGGTCATCGTTCGATTGTTAATCACGTTAGATACAATCCAAGACATTGTATCCTAGCTTCGTCaggagttgaaaaaattatcaaagtcTGGAGCCCATTTAGTCTTGGAAATGGATCCTTGGGCGGTCTAACT AGACTTGACGGAAAGTTAGAAAGACAACGCAAAGTTTACACACATGATGACTACATAAAATTAGTCGTACAAAATAATGGTGAATTTATGAGCCATGATTACACTAATCAGTCAACTTGTGAGGATCCACGAATGATGGCTTTTTTTGACTCACTCGTACAACGTGAAATTGAAGGTTGGAGTTCAGATGCTGCTTCTGGTCAACGTGACCCGAGTGACTCTGAAAATGCATCGACTGCCCCTCCGGAATATAGTGCCACTGATTCTGATG ACTCAATAGCATCTGATACGCAATTAATGAGAAGTGTAATAGGAGCAAAAAGAAATCCACGGCACAGATCTCGTGGTGGTGTTGCACCGGAGAGACCATTTGAATCTCCAAATCGTATTACACGTTTAATCGGCAGTTGTCgtgaaaaattactgaaacTAGCGGCATTAGAAAGTGGGACAATGATATgtagtttaaataatacatcAACAATAGTTGAGGATTCGGATTCAGATGAAAAGACTGGTGGAGATAAAGGAAAATACAGTAgatgtaaattaaaatctaagaCACGTGTGAAGGGTACAAAACGAAAACAAATACGTACGTCGACGAGAAATAAAGTCCGTAGAAAATGCactgttttaaaaatacttagtgATTCTGAAAGTGATGTAGAGTGtcctaaaaaaagtaaatctcGCTCTAAAGAATTGAGAAGTAAtaggaataataatattaataataacaatagtaataataataataactcggCTGTTGATACAGCGCAACCAAGTACAAGTACCGGAGTAAGTTCACGTGGTTCGCGTTATTCTGCCAGGACAATACCAGTCGACAGTGATTTTGGTGAATCTAATCACTCTAGTGAAAGttctgatgatgatgatgatgattatgatgttgataatgatattattgatattccAATAAAACGTCGATGTTTGAAAGCTGACAAAGAAAAGTCAACAAGTAAAGGATACAGACGTAAACCCGAAAGATGTAAACAATCTCAGAGTAAAGCTAatcgtgataataataatcataataataataataataataataataataataataataataataataataataatgtgagtttaaataataatgttaataatggTAGTAGTAGTAACACACAAAATGAAGAATCGATAACACCGATAAAAGTTAATCGAAAAATCCCACCGCCAACTCCCGACAGCGGAGTAGCATCATCTGGCAGCGTATCAACAACCGAAAAATGTAATTCAACTCCAGAGACGTCATTCAACGGAGCTGAAAATTCTGACCAGGAGAGAATCACCACACGTCTCGAGTGTTTCAAGAAAAAAGTCGACGTTGCTCGTAAAGGATATCGCAAAAGATCAGCACCCTAA